TGCGGCGAGACGTAAAGCGACAACCGACCACCGTCCCCCTTCTGGCACCCCAGGGTCATGAGCACAAGAAACGACAAGACAACACAGAACAACCAACTTCGCATAGTGCCTCCAAAGCAAGGTTCTGTGCCGGCACGTCACTTCAGGCCCTCGCAATTCACGGTCGGACAAATGGTACGCATTTGACGGGGAAAATGCAACTCTTTTCTTTGTCGATCTGGCGCGAAAGGCGCTTCACTTCGAAATCAAGCGGGAAAAGAGGCGGTCCAGCAGACCCACGGTGAGCAGCACTGTTGCCACCGCGGCCAAAAATACCAACTGCTGCGGAGTGAAAAAACTGGCCACTGGAGGATGCCTGAGGGAACGAACAATCTGCAGCGCAGCCGACCAGGCTGCAGCAAAGGCGTCCCGCATGAGAAGATGGAGTTTGTAGTAGCAAGCCACCAGGCAGCCGATCCCGGCATAGGCCAAGAGGCCGAGCAGCGCAGCGACCTTGGCGACCCAGGCCCTGCTGGGCACGGCTTGCTCCGCTACCCGCCGCGCAAAGTCCTGGGGCAGGACGACTACTGGCGGCAGGGCCAGGTCGCTCCACAGACGCAGATAAGCATGAGCCTGGGCTGCGCAGCGCCGACAAGACGCGAGGTGGCGCGCCACTTCACCCTCCTCCGGCGCTCCTGCCTCAAGCCATTGTTGCAGTTGCCGGTCAGTGAGGTGGTCGCTCATAGCTCCTCCCGCTCATAGTGGGCCAACAGCCGGTCCTTGAGCTGCTTCCTGGCGCGAAAGAGATAGCTCTTTACCGTGCCTTGCGGCAGACCCGTCACCCTACCAATCTCCTCATAGCTCATGTCCTCGACGTGGTAGAGAGTCAGTACCGTCCTATAGGGAACTGCGAGGCCCATAATCTCTCGCTCCAAGCGTTCGCGCAGGTCTTGCCGCGTCGCAGCTTCTTCTGGCGAAGGATGGGAGCCGGGCAGCTCGTCCAGGGAAAGTCCATCTGCTCCGTCCCCGTCGTAGAGTTGCGGCCTCTTCTTCTGCAGCCAGTTCAGACAGCTGTTGTAGACAATCTGCGCAATCCAGGTGGAAAGCTTGCAGTCGCCGCGGAACTCCGGCAGGTGGCGATACACGCGCAGAAAGACCTCCTGACAAAGGTCCTGGCGCTCTTCGGGCTCCTTTATCATCCGAAAAACGATGTGCCCCACCAGCCCTTCGAACTCTTTGACCAGCTGGCAAAAGGCCTGGCGGTCGCCCGCCAGAACCCTTGCCACGAGACTTGATGTCTGCCCTGCGTAATCTCCGCTCCTCATTTCATTCCATTCGACCGCCAACTTGCCGGGATGTTGCACCGCATGGCGTACTTCTGCAACATTCTCCCTGCTCGTCGGTCAAATGAGGTGAACATCGAGCTGACGCAGAAAGACAAGGAGGAGCAAGAAATGGAATTCGTCGCGCCCGTGGTGGTGCCTGTTGCCTTCTTCGCCACTGTCGTCTGGATCGTGAAGCTGGTAGCTGAGAACAAGACGCGCCGCAGGGCTATCGACAGGGGCCTGACCGGCCAGGACCTCGCACAACTTTTCCGCGGCGACGTGGCAGTGGCCTCCGCGCTCAAATGGGCCTTCGTGCTCATCGCCATCGGTCTCGGCCTGATCATCGGCTTGTTTCTGGTGCCAGAGGACGTCCAACCCGAGGCAACGCTCACTTCGTGTGTCGTTTTGGCTGGCGTGGCCCTGGTCGTCTACTACCTGCTGACCAAGAAGGGCCGCGTTTGAAGCTGGATACCCTCGCCCGGAGGCCAGCCGCCGCGCCGCGAGGCTGGCCTCCGCTGCGGAGGTAGGTCGCCTCAGGCACCTATCCTCATCACCACCAGGTAGAGGCCGATGATCGCCCCAACCAGCAGCCAGCAGATGACAAATCCCCAAATGTCCTGCTTGGTCGGTTTCCAGAACTCCCAGTTGGTGCCGGGAAAGAGCTTGTTGCGCTCCACAATTTCCGGATTCTCGATGGCTTGGCGCACCCGCCGTGTGTCTTCCTCGAGGTCGGCGACGGCTGGCGTGTGCACGCAGGCGTAGAACTCCCGCAGCACCTTCTCCGAATTCGGCTTGGTGACCAGGCTCACCAGGAACAAGACCACAAACGGAAAGATGATGTCGAAGATGAACGACAGCGTGGCCAGTTGCGGTTTGGACAGCGCCCGCAAGTCGAATCCCAGCAGCGAGATAAGGTACAGCTGTACGCGAAAGATGCCCTGTCCCACCAGCGGCGAGTTGGGGTCGTCGGGGTTCTTGCGCACCACCGTCTCGTAGAACACGCCCACCGGCGGATTGACCCTTTGCTTCTCGATCAGCTGCCCCACCTGTTCGGCCCGCCCTGCTGCCACGTCTTCGGCTACCGCCTTTACCCTGATAGTCTCAACCCGCTCATAGGTTTGCACGGTAAGACGGGGGTTCTCGCGGTTATTGTTGATGGCCGGCACTACGTTCGGCACGACAACCGTGAGCATGATGGACAGCAGCATCTGCACCACCACCGCCTTGGTGGTCAGCCGTCGCCAGAAGTAGACCAACCACAACGCCGGCCCGATGATGGTGCCCACCGAGAGCACGTATTTGAAAACCACAAAGATGTCGTCCACCATGCGCGCAAAGTAGATGGTGGAGCCCAGGACCACGAAGATGACGATGCGCCCGACAATCACCTGCAGCTTCTCGCTGGCGCGCGGCACCAGAGGGAGGAAGATGTTCTTCGTGAACGCAGCCGACCATTCCAAGCTGCTCGCGCTGATGGAGGACATGTTCGCCGCCATGATGGAGGCGATCATCAGGCCGACAAAGC
The Calditrichota bacterium genome window above contains:
- a CDS encoding sigma-70 family RNA polymerase sigma factor — its product is MARVLAGDRQAFCQLVKEFEGLVGHIVFRMIKEPEERQDLCQEVFLRVYRHLPEFRGDCKLSTWIAQIVYNSCLNWLQKKRPQLYDGDGADGLSLDELPGSHPSPEEAATRQDLRERLEREIMGLAVPYRTVLTLYHVEDMSYEEIGRVTGLPQGTVKSYLFRARKQLKDRLLAHYEREEL